A portion of the Babylonia areolata isolate BAREFJ2019XMU chromosome 4, ASM4173473v1, whole genome shotgun sequence genome contains these proteins:
- the LOC143281723 gene encoding BTB/POZ domain-containing protein 9-like has protein sequence MCDHHHLRSPAPVGVVDHIASLSENFGELVDNDEYADITLVVESVRFHGHKIILAARSEYFRALLYGGMKESQPGTREITLPDTPSSAFAALLKYMYTGRMNLTEIKEENLLDILGLAHRFVFVELETSISDYLKATLSLRNVCCIYDLANIYSLTSLCNVCKDFMDRHASEILTSEAFLQLSLMSVRDLIMRDSFCAQEIDIFQAVCEWADHNQGTDPTPILEAVRLPLMTMNQLLNVVRDTGLVTSDSILDAIKLQTECRDMDLKYRGFLVPEENVATTRHGAQVIRGEMKSALLDGDVQNYDLDRGFTRHPIDENNGQGITIKLGQPYIINTIKLLLWDRDMRSYSYYIEVSMDDKDYDRIIDHTSYLCRSWQKLHFAARVVRFIRVVGTHNTVNRVFHLVCLECMFTNKLFQLDQGLLVPSENVATIKNSACVIEGVSRSRNALINGETRQYDWDSGYTCHQLGSGAIVVQLAQPYLISSMRLLLWDCDDRSYSYYVEVSTDSQKWHRVADKSHEACKSWQTLAFEPRAVTFIRIVGTHNTANEVFHCVHFECPADTAMASLMQSVPSSGGMGVVGAAGGGSLTSGPPNSPHISPRPPAPLHMSSGPQMPLMEPSDFFSRGCSPPQGHSGGGGGGAQAGGNHHHHHHHHLSGAGGGGGGGGAAGGGGGGDGGGDGQQAHQRHSSVSSNASSGSNLMGGAPSPRLMALDVYARPESQQDVPEADRMDTQ, from the exons ag GGCCTTGCTTTATGGGGGCATGAAGGAGTCACAGCCTGGCACCAGAGAGATCACGCTACCAGACACTCCATCTTCCGCCTTTGCTGCCCTGCTCAAGTACATGTACACTGGGCGAATGAACCTGACTGAGATCAAG gaGGAGAATCTTCTGGACATCCTGGGCCTGGCCCACCGCTTCGTGTTTGTGGAGCTGGAGACATCCATCTCAGACTACCTGAAGGCCACGCTCAGCCTGCGCAACGTGTGCTGCATCTATGACCTGGCCAACATCTACTCCCTCACTTCCCTGTGCAACGTCTGCAAGGACTTCATGGACCGCCACGCCAGCGAGATCCTGACCTCGGAAGCCTTTCTGCAGCTGTCTCTG ATGTCAGTGCGGGATTTGATCATGCGGGACTCCTTCTGTGCCCAAGAAATAGACATTTTCCAAGCGGTGTGCGAGTGGGCTGATCACAACCAAGGCACTGACCCCACTCCGATACTGGAAGCAGTGCGCTTGCCACTGATGACAATGAATCAGCTGCTGAATGTGGTTCGAGACACTGGTCTTGTGACGTCAGATTCTATCTTGGATGCCATCAAGCTGCAGACGGAGTGCAGAGACATGGATCTCAAATACCGTGGCTTCTTAG TGCCGGAGGAGAACGTGGCAACGACACGGCACGGGGCCCAGGTGATTCGGGGCGAGATGAAGTCGGCCCTGCTGGATGGGGACGTGCAGAACTACGACCTGGACCGCGGCTTCACCCGCCACCCCATCGACGAAAACAACGGCCAGGGCATCACCATCAAGCTGGGCCAGCCctacatcatcaacaccatcaagcTGCTGCTCTGGGACCGGGAcatgag GTCCTATTCATATTACATAGAGGTATCCATGGACGACAAGGATTATGACCGGATCATTGATCACACCAGCTACCTATGCCGGTCCTGGCAGAAGCTACACTTTGCTGCCCGTGTGGTCAG attcatcCGTGTGGTTGGCACACATAACACGGTGAACCGGGTGTTTCATCTGGTGTGTCTGGAGTGCATGTTCACCAACAAGCTGTTTCAGCTGGATCAGGGACTGTTGG TCCCCTCAGAGAACGTGGCCACCATCAAGAACAGCGCCTGCGTGATCGAGGGGGTGAGCCGCAGCCGCAACGCCCTGATCAACGGGGAGACGAGGCAGTACGACTGGGACTCGGGCTACACCTGCCACCAGCTGGGCAGTGGGGCCATCGTGGTGCAGCTGGCTCAGCCCTACCTCATCTCCAGCatgag GTTGCTGCTGTGGGACTGCGATGACCGCAGCTACAGTTACTATGTGGAGGTGTCCACGGACTCGCAGAAGTGGCACCGGGTGGCCGACAAGAGTCATGAAGCCTGCAA ATCATGGCAGACACTGGCCTTTGAGCCCAGGGCGGTCACCTTCATTCGCATTGTtggtacacacaacacagccaatgAG GTGTTCCACTGTGTGCACTTTGAGTGCCCTGCTGACACGGCCATGGCCAGCCTGATGCAGAGTGTGCCCTCctccggggggatgggggttgtcgGCGCAGCAGGAGGGGGCAGCCTGACCTCGGGGCCCCCCAACAGCCCCCACATCTCTCCGCGGCCCCCCGCCCCGCTGCACATGTCGTCGGGCCCTCAGATGCCCCTCATGGAGCCCAGCGATTTTTTCAGCCGGGGCTGCAGCCCCCCCCAGGGGCACAGCGGTGGCGGCGGAGGTGGTGCGCAGGCTGGagggaaccaccaccaccaccaccaccaccacctctctggcgccggcggaggaggaggtggagggggagctgctgggggtggtggtggtggtgatggaggaggggacGGGCAGCAGGCCCACCAGCGGCACTCCAGCGTGAGCAGCAACGCCAGCAGCGGCAGCAACCTGATGGGTGGCGCTCCCTCGCCCCGCCTGATGGCCCTGGATGTGTACGCCCGACCTGAGTCACAGCAGGACGTGCCGGAGGCTGACCGCATGGACACCCAGTAG